In Antechinus flavipes isolate AdamAnt ecotype Samford, QLD, Australia chromosome 3, AdamAnt_v2, whole genome shotgun sequence, a genomic segment contains:
- the LOC127557234 gene encoding uncharacterized protein LOC127557234 produces QLRPLLFLRLVRHPREPALLPALVTGGGLGHPPCPPTPTRGEPGGASPGPQGGRAPSSYSAARRHPAAYTSHESSRRTCTSPSASGRARTPALLPPPLPATPLPPSRHTRGVPGGASPGPQGGRAPSSYSAAGSLRLISHPEEPALLPVSATGGEHGAHIAPNAGPPPTTPTRKALEEPAPVLAPAHGGEKRGDPRMAARQPDVPPADPQSCRPLHPIRKKPATTRITYEYEATQTQVDVDHQSNEVTSVFAYCEEGLASIVDVHALKMHKSTQISLKRLPHRSVGIQAKVKISSKQSRAATTQTDELWSVPRTSSLFDIYSSNSETEF; encoded by the coding sequence CAACTTCGACCCCTGCTATTTCTACGACTCGTTCGTCATCCCCGAGAACCTGCACTTCTCCCAGCGCTTGTGACTGGTGGCGGGCTCGGACACCCGCCctgtccccccacccccacccgaGGAGAGCCCGGAGGAGCCAGCCCCGGCCCCCAGGGTGGAAGAGCCCCGAGCAGCTACTCAGCAGCCAGACGTCACCCTGCTGCTTATACGTCTCACGAGTCATCCAGAAGAACCTGCACTTCTCCCAGCGCCAGTGGGCGGGCTCGGACGCCGGCCctgctccccccaccccttcccgccacacccctccccccctcccgccACACCCGAGGAGTGCCCGGAGGAGCCAGCCCCGGCCCCCAGGGTGGAAGAGCCCCGAGCAGCTACTCAGCAGCCGGAAGTCTACGTCTCATCAGTCATCCTGAAGAACCTGCACTTCTGCCAGTGTCTGCTACTGGTGGCGAGCACGGTGCTCACATTGCACCGAACGCCGGCCCTCCCCCCACCACCCCCACCCGGAAAGCGCTAGAAGAGCCGGCGCCAGTCCTGGCCCCCGCCCACGGGGGGGAGAAGCGCGGAGATCCCCGAATGGCCGCTCGGCAGCCAGACGTCCCCCCAGCCGACCCCCAGTCCTGCAGACCCCTCCACCCCATCAGGAAGAAGCCTGCGACTACTCGGATTACATATGAATATGAAGCTACTCAGACACAAGTAGACGTTGATCACCAATCTAATGAAGTCACTTCGGTGTTTGCTTATTGTGAAGAAGGCTTAGCGTCTATAGTTGATGTTCATGCACTTAAGATGCATAAAAGTAcacaaatttctctgaaaaggCTTCCTCATCGTAGTGTGGGCATTCAGGCCAAAGTAAAAATATCAAGTAAACAATCACGTGCTGCAACTACACAAACAGATGAATTATGGTCTGTTCCTAGAACGTCTTCCCTATTTGACATTTACTCCAGTAATTCTGAAACAGAATTCTGA